CGCCAGCAGCGCGTAGAATTCGATCGGACCGGAGAAAGGCTGAAGCATCACGCCCACGCCGAAGAACCCGACCGCCGTCGCCGTCCAGCGCCGCCAGCCGACTTTCTCGCCCAGAAAGATCGCGGCGAGGGCGGTGATGAACAGCACCTCCGACATTTGGATCGCGGTCACGTCGGCGAAAGGGATGTAGACGACGGCGGTGTTGCCGCACAGCATCGCGCAGACGGCGGCCCCGCCGCGCAGCAGATGCAAGCGCAAGCCTTGCGGATGCAGGATGGCGCTGCGATGGCGCCAGAACAGCGGCGACATGATCAGCACCGCCAAGGTCTGGCGCAGGAACAGGATCTCGACCACCGGCAGCGTTTGGGCCGCGTCGCGGATCAACACGCCGGTGACCACGAACATGCACATCGCCGCGAGCATCAACAGCGAAGCGGCGAAATCGGGCGGTAACGACCGAAAATCGCGCCGCAGGTTCTGAAGCCGCGCGATCGGCGAGGTGGACAAGCGAATTCCTCCCAAACGTCGGATGAATGGTTCGCCGATCCCCACCCCGACGGCAAGCGCGAAAAGCCGTGATCCGCTATGCGGCCGGCCGTCACACGCGTCGCGATGTCGATAAAGCCGAAATGGTGCCCCAGGCCGGACTTGAACCAGCACGCCCTTGCGGGCAACAGATTTTGAGTCTGCCGCGTCTACCGTTCCGCCACTGGGGCCAACCAAGTCGCCGGATAGAGCGCGCGGGATCATAGGGATAGCGGCGCCCACGTCAATATTTTTACGGGGCCTTGCGCCGATCTTCCGCGCGTCGTAGCCAGAGCCATGGGCCGTCGCCTTTCCGACATCGATATCGCCGTGCTTGCGGGCGGTTTGGGCACGCGCTTGGCCGGCGCCGTGCCGGGCCTGCCCAAAGTGCTGGCCCCGGTCGCCGGGCGGCCTTTCGTCGAACATCTGGTCGATTTTCTGGCCGCACAAGGCGCCAAACGAATCGTCTTCCTGCTCGGCCATCGCGCGGACATGGTCACGGCGCATCTGGATGCGCATCGCCGCGCCGGAATCGACTTCGATTGGTCGATCGAGCCCGAACCGCTGGGTACCGGCGGCGCGCTGGCTTTTGCCGCGTCCAAATTCCGCAGCGATCCCGTACTGATCGTCAATGGCGACACATTCGTCGATGCCGATCTGGGCGCTTTCTGCGCCGCTTATGCGAAGCCCGCGACGATGCTGGCGGTCGAGGTCGACGATGCCGGGCGCTACGGGCGGCTCGATATCGCGCATGGCAAGGTCATGCGCTTCGTCGAAAAGGACCCGTCCTTCAACGGCACGGCCGCGATCAATGCGGGCATCTATCTTCTGTCGCGCGAATTGATCGGCGGCATCGAAACCGGCCGTCCCGTTTCGCTCGAACGCGATGTGTTCGAACGCCTGGCGCCCGGCACGATCGCGGCCCCAATCGACCGACGCGCGCGCTTCGTCGATATCGGCACGCCGGAAAGCTGGCAAGGGGCCGCGTCGATCGTCATAGGACCGAAAACATGAGCGACAAGGAACCGCCGGTGCGCGTCGTGGCGCGCGAGACCGCCTTCGAGAACAAGGTCTGGCGCGTGCGCCGCGACCATATTCGCGACGATGCGGGCAACGAAGTGCGCGACTACGTCACACTCGCCCCCAAAGCGGCCCCCGACGCGTCGGAAGGCAAAGCGGCCCCCACGCAAGGTGTGGCCGTCGTCGCGCGCGTCAAGGACGGGCGCATCGCGTTGCTGCGCAATTGGCGCCATCCGATCGGCCGCTGGGGCTGGGAATTGCCCAAGGGCTTCGTCGATGCGGGCGAGGACGAGCCCAGCGCCGCACGGCGCGAACTCGCCGAAGAAACCGGCCTTGCCTCGGCGCTCTCGCTGGTTCCCTTGGGCCTCGTCGCGGCCGAACCGTCGAGCATCGCGGGCTTCGCCGCGTTGTTTCTGGCGCGCGATTGCGCGCCGACGGGCGCCACGCTCGATTCCGAACTCGGCATGGGCCGCGCGACGCTGCTCGACGACGACGAAATCCTCGCGTTGGAATCGGCGGGCGAGATCTTCGACGCGCTGACCCTGGTCGGGCTTGCGCGAGCGCGGAATCTGGCTAAGTTCCAGCCATGACTGGCACTTCCCGCCCCGTTGTCTTGTGCGTGTTGGACGGGTTCGGCCACCGCGTCGAACGCGCGAACAACGCGATCGCGCTGGCCCGCACGCCGAATTTCGACAAGTTGCGCGCCCTGCACGCCCCCGCCTTCCTGGAAGCGTCCGAACGCCATGTCGGCTTGCCCATCGGCCAGATGGGCAATTCGGAAGTCGGGCATATGAATCTGGGGGCGGGCCGCGTCGTGATGCAGGATCTCGTGCGCATCGATGCCGGGATCGAAGACGGTTCGTTCTTCAAACTTCCCGCGTTGACCGACGCCATCGCCAAGGCGAAGGCTGCGGGCGGTACGGCGCAAATCATGGGCCTGTTGTCGCCCGGCGGCGTGCATTCGCATCAAGATCATATCGTCGCGCTCGCGCGCGCGTTTTCGGACGCGGGCGTGGCCGTGCGCATCCACGCGTTTCTCGACGGGCGCGACACCGCCCCGCGCTCGGCGGAAGATTTTCTCGCCAAATTCGACGCGGATATTGCGGGCCTGAAAAACGCGAAGCTCGCCACGATCGCCGGACGCTACTATGCGATGGATCGCGACAAGCGCTGGGAACGCGTCGAGCTGGCCTACAACGCCATGGTCGACGCCAACGCGCCGAAATTCGCGACATGGCAAGAAGGTGTCGCCGCTTCCTACGCCGCCGATATCGCCGACGAATTCGTCAAGCCGTTCGCAATGCCCGGTTACGCGGGCATGAAGGACGGCGACGTCTTGGTGATGGCGAATTTCCGCGCCGATCGCGCGCGCCAAACGCTCGACGCGCTGCTCGATCCCGCTTTCGCGGGCTTCGCGCGGCCGCGCATCGTGAATTTCGCCGCCGCGATGGGCATGGCGGAATATTCGTCCGCCCTCGCCAAGCGCATGACCGCGATGTACGCGCCGCAATCGCTGGCCAACATGATGGGCGAGATCGTGTCGAAGGCCGGCCGCACGCAATTGCGCATCGCCGAGACCGAGAAATACGCGCATGTCACCTTCTTCTTCAACGGCGGCGAAGAGAAGGAATGGCCGGGCGAGAAACGCATCCTGGTGCCGTCGCCCAAGGTCGCGACCTACGATCTTCAGCCCGAGATGTCGGCCCCCGAGATGACCGACAAGCTTGTCGCGGCGATCCTGTCGGGCGAATTCGATTTCGTCGTCGTGAACTACGCCAATTGCGACATGGTCGGGCATACCGGCGACTTGAAGGCCGCGATCAAGGCGGTCGAAACGGTCGATGCTTGCGTGGGCCGCGTGGCCGAAGCGGTCGAAAAGATGCACGGCGCGTTGTTGATCACCGCCGATCACGGCAATTGCGAATGCATGCTCGATCCGGTCACCGGCCAGGCGCAAACCGCGCACACGCTGAACCCCGTGCCCGTCTACGTGCTCGACGCGCGTTTGCCGGGGCGCAACGCGCCCGTCGCGGTGCATGACGGCAAGCTCGCGGACGTCGCACCCACGCTGCTCGAATTGATGGGCTTGGCGGCACCGCCCGAGATGACCGGGCGATCGCTGATCGCGGTTCCGGCGTGAACAAGGCGGCCGCCCTCGCCTTTCTTTCGCTGCTGATCGCGGCTAACGCCGCCGCCCAAACCAACCCGTCGGAACGGCTGGTCGAGCTCGAGCGCCTGATGGAGCAAGAGCGCGGGCGCGAACGCGGCCTCGCGCGCGAAACGCAAGCGACCCTCGCCGCCATCGCCGATCTGCGTTTGAAAAGCGTGGATGCCGCCAACGCCGCGTCGGCCGCCGAAGACCAAGCCTTCGAGATCGAAACGCGCATCGCGGTACTCGACCAAGACGCCGCAGCGCGGCGCGCGGCGATCGACAAGCGCCGGTCGGAAATCGCGGCGACGGCGGGCGCCTTGCTGCAACTCGCCCGCCGCCCGCCCGAATC
The DNA window shown above is from Alphaproteobacteria bacterium and carries:
- a CDS encoding DMT family transporter, which encodes MSTSPIARLQNLRRDFRSLPPDFAASLLMLAAMCMFVVTGVLIRDAAQTLPVVEILFLRQTLAVLIMSPLFWRHRSAILHPQGLRLHLLRGGAAVCAMLCGNTAVVYIPFADVTAIQMSEVLFITALAAIFLGEKVGWRRWTATAVGFFGVGVMLQPFSGPIEFYALLALAGSAAGAVSVVTLRFGSRFDTAETVIFFQSLVLIAFFTPMAWWVWVTPTPATLAIIIVLAVLQAVSTLLFTTAFRTGNASAIAPLQYLRLLMMAAVGYWLYGETPTLATIAGSALIVAAAIYTLHRNSVRQSQIPPTPRPEGPA
- a CDS encoding NTP transferase domain-containing protein, whose translation is MGRRLSDIDIAVLAGGLGTRLAGAVPGLPKVLAPVAGRPFVEHLVDFLAAQGAKRIVFLLGHRADMVTAHLDAHRRAGIDFDWSIEPEPLGTGGALAFAASKFRSDPVLIVNGDTFVDADLGAFCAAYAKPATMLAVEVDDAGRYGRLDIAHGKVMRFVEKDPSFNGTAAINAGIYLLSRELIGGIETGRPVSLERDVFERLAPGTIAAPIDRRARFVDIGTPESWQGAASIVIGPKT
- a CDS encoding NUDIX hydrolase, whose product is MSDKEPPVRVVARETAFENKVWRVRRDHIRDDAGNEVRDYVTLAPKAAPDASEGKAAPTQGVAVVARVKDGRIALLRNWRHPIGRWGWELPKGFVDAGEDEPSAARRELAEETGLASALSLVPLGLVAAEPSSIAGFAALFLARDCAPTGATLDSELGMGRATLLDDDEILALESAGEIFDALTLVGLARARNLAKFQP
- a CDS encoding 2,3-bisphosphoglycerate-independent phosphoglycerate mutase — its product is MTGTSRPVVLCVLDGFGHRVERANNAIALARTPNFDKLRALHAPAFLEASERHVGLPIGQMGNSEVGHMNLGAGRVVMQDLVRIDAGIEDGSFFKLPALTDAIAKAKAAGGTAQIMGLLSPGGVHSHQDHIVALARAFSDAGVAVRIHAFLDGRDTAPRSAEDFLAKFDADIAGLKNAKLATIAGRYYAMDRDKRWERVELAYNAMVDANAPKFATWQEGVAASYAADIADEFVKPFAMPGYAGMKDGDVLVMANFRADRARQTLDALLDPAFAGFARPRIVNFAAAMGMAEYSSALAKRMTAMYAPQSLANMMGEIVSKAGRTQLRIAETEKYAHVTFFFNGGEEKEWPGEKRILVPSPKVATYDLQPEMSAPEMTDKLVAAILSGEFDFVVVNYANCDMVGHTGDLKAAIKAVETVDACVGRVAEAVEKMHGALLITADHGNCECMLDPVTGQAQTAHTLNPVPVYVLDARLPGRNAPVAVHDGKLADVAPTLLELMGLAAPPEMTGRSLIAVPA